Proteins from a single region of Butyrivibrio fibrisolvens:
- a CDS encoding HD domain-containing phosphohydrolase: protein MITSFYGILLIISALVVIFMAQKNYENIDIYYWTLVILVPVVILGYWLKTRVTTVEGAKICFCFLYLDSTVLLTVVIFNIMRFVGLTVKSWMKILAYGTAFLHLFGIWLCLNNDLYYKNITLIDTGMGTATKMVNGPLKIIHWIYLLFMLGIMLALMIVAVVKKGTYSRRTLALFSLLTGLGIAIYIVEAVLDVDFSNLPALYATADILIAFNYDHAHTHDIACLISEQQKYHGTKGYAAFDLDKNFLSCNNKIYDFLPELKKQIVDDKLPEESELRSIFYSLIDDYRRDIRNIKKFNCGGKICQCEISEFSIRKDGKIQGYLFDIGDVTEEEKVLQVMKDYNNTLNKEVDQKTENIKSIQEKVVLGLANMVENRDNNTGGHVKRTSDLIKIVVNEAKKQGTYHISEQFAEDVVRAAPMHDIGKITIENSILCKPGDLTREEFNIMKTHSIKSGEFVNLILKGVEEKHFVDVAYNVARYHHERWDGRGYPEGLVGEMIPLEARLMAIADVYDALVSQRYYKKAIKYEEAARIMIEGMEVSLILIC, encoded by the coding sequence ATGATTACGTCCTTTTATGGTATACTTCTTATCATTTCCGCGCTTGTAGTTATTTTTATGGCGCAGAAAAATTATGAGAATATTGATATTTACTATTGGACTCTTGTGATACTGGTTCCTGTCGTAATACTTGGATACTGGCTTAAGACGAGGGTTACAACTGTTGAAGGGGCAAAAATATGCTTCTGCTTTTTGTACCTTGATAGTACAGTTCTTTTGACAGTTGTTATATTCAATATAATGCGATTTGTTGGTCTGACAGTAAAATCATGGATGAAGATACTGGCTTATGGAACGGCTTTTCTTCACTTGTTTGGCATATGGCTTTGCTTAAACAATGATCTGTATTATAAGAACATTACCCTGATCGACACTGGAATGGGTACAGCGACCAAAATGGTCAACGGTCCTTTAAAGATCATTCACTGGATCTATCTTTTGTTCATGCTTGGAATTATGCTGGCGCTCATGATCGTTGCAGTTGTCAAAAAAGGTACATACTCAAGAAGAACCCTTGCACTTTTTTCACTTTTGACGGGACTTGGAATTGCTATTTATATAGTTGAAGCGGTCCTTGATGTTGATTTTTCCAATCTTCCGGCCCTTTATGCAACTGCAGATATTTTGATAGCATTTAATTATGACCATGCGCATACCCATGACATAGCATGTCTTATATCTGAACAGCAGAAGTATCATGGAACCAAGGGTTATGCCGCTTTTGACCTTGATAAAAACTTTCTTAGCTGCAACAACAAGATCTATGATTTTCTTCCAGAACTGAAAAAACAGATAGTTGATGACAAGCTTCCTGAAGAAAGCGAGCTTAGATCGATCTTTTACAGTCTGATAGATGATTACAGAAGAGATATAAGGAATATCAAAAAGTTCAACTGCGGCGGCAAGATCTGCCAGTGTGAGATCTCCGAATTTTCCATAAGAAAAGATGGTAAGATCCAGGGGTATCTTTTTGATATAGGAGACGTTACTGAAGAAGAGAAGGTTCTTCAGGTCATGAAGGACTATAACAATACACTCAATAAGGAAGTTGACCAGAAGACTGAGAATATCAAGAGTATTCAGGAAAAGGTTGTTCTTGGTCTTGCCAACATGGTGGAGAACCGAGACAACAATACAGGTGGTCACGTTAAAAGAACCAGTGACCTTATCAAGATAGTTGTTAATGAAGCCAAGAAACAGGGCACATATCATATTTCAGAGCAATTTGCAGAAGATGTTGTCAGAGCTGCACCTATGCATGACATCGGAAAGATCACTATTGAAAACTCGATTTTATGTAAGCCCGGAGATCTGACAAGAGAAGAGTTCAATATCATGAAGACTCATTCCATCAAGAGTGGCGAGTTCGTTAACCTCATTTTAAAAGGAGTTGAGGAAAAACATTTCGTAGATGTTGCTTACAATGTAGCCAGATATCATCACGAAAGATGGGATGGAAGAGGATATCCTGAGGGACTTGTAGGTGAGATGATCCCACTTGAAGCAAGACTCATGGCTATTGCCGATGTATATGATGCACTTGTCAGCCAGAGGTACTACAAGAAAGCTATCAAATATGAGGAAGCTGCAAGGATCATGATCGAAGGTATGGAAGTCAGTTTGATCCTAATATGCTGA
- a CDS encoding glycoside hydrolase family 3 C-terminal domain-containing protein: MSEDWLDEYDKILSDAESKYMDDVNKKAQEKHVPPIMIMFSTPFVSPDENLITDVKDTDVAIYVISRNSGEGADRFNVKKDYELDDAEIANIKFLAENYKKTIVLLNTGAVIDTKPLRNTEGINAVMIVGQMGNIGGNIVADVLTGKSVPSGKLTDTWS; encoded by the coding sequence GTGTCAGAAGACTGGCTTGATGAATATGACAAGATACTTTCAGATGCTGAAAGTAAGTACATGGATGATGTTAACAAAAAGGCGCAGGAGAAGCATGTTCCGCCTATCATGATCATGTTCTCCACACCATTCGTAAGTCCTGATGAGAATCTTATAACAGATGTTAAGGATACAGACGTTGCTATATATGTTATCAGCCGAAATTCAGGTGAAGGTGCTGACAGATTCAATGTTAAAAAGGACTACGAGCTTGATGATGCAGAGATTGCCAATATTAAGTTCCTTGCAGAAAACTATAAAAAGACAATCGTCCTTCTTAATACAGGCGCAGTGATCGATACTAAGCCTCTCAGAAATACAGAGGGAATAAACGCAGTTATGATAGTAGGCCAGATGGGTAACATCGGCGGTAATATCGTTGCTGATGTTCTTACAGGTAAGTCTGTTCCTTCAGGTAAGCTTACTGATACATGGAGCTAA
- a CDS encoding DUF6431 domain-containing protein, whose amino-acid sequence MITLYVEENNPITPCFYNSVLNNLQFHQLKCPCGQSGCLSVHGYYNRYVKTEDGKVMFRICRVKCDQCGRTHAILLSSMVPYSQISFQDHLQIITAHEKETLSSITLSSALSFDESNFRYIIGMYLKH is encoded by the coding sequence ATGATAACCCTTTACGTCGAAGAAAACAATCCGATTACACCATGTTTCTACAACTCTGTCCTAAACAATCTCCAGTTCCATCAGCTCAAATGCCCTTGTGGTCAGTCAGGCTGCCTATCCGTCCATGGTTATTACAACAGATATGTTAAAACCGAGGATGGAAAAGTAATGTTCAGGATCTGCCGTGTGAAATGCGATCAGTGTGGACGCACTCACGCTATCCTTCTGTCATCAATGGTTCCTTATTCCCAGATATCATTCCAGGATCACCTTCAGATAATCACAGCTCATGAAAAAGAGACGCTTTCAAGCATCACTCTTTCCTCAGCTCTGTCTTTTGACGAGAGCAACTTTAGATACATCATCGGGATGTACCTGAAGCACTGA
- a CDS encoding alpha-galactosidase yields MATDKITRTSRQHPQEIGSKEYRYDSFNNNTPFEGKKKRLPAMGWNSWNAFGSGNTEALTKAMADKFIELELDKAGYEYLVLDDGCYNSERVDGKLTNEPLKFPSGFKALADYIHERGLKFGMYNDIGTNLCAGSAVGTCGFEDVDAVSYTDWDIDFLKVDNCYYLWDNATFSAGENARFTYAPSIKEVKLVGADGKELVLNAVADGVVTGRHAVVKENYVTNIGTFDGTNIGNTPVGDQSSELTFDLKNASEGTYKLYVTYATGKEAGVGQWLQVAVSDGSNLDFFLTTL; encoded by the coding sequence ATGGCTACAGACAAGATCACCCGAACATCAAGACAGCATCCGCAGGAAATTGGTAGTAAAGAATACAGATATGACTCTTTTAACAATAACACCCCATTTGAAGGCAAAAAGAAAAGGCTACCTGCCATGGGCTGGAACAGCTGGAATGCATTTGGAAGTGGCAATACAGAAGCCCTGACCAAGGCTATGGCAGATAAATTCATAGAACTTGAACTGGACAAGGCAGGATATGAGTATCTTGTTCTTGATGATGGTTGTTATAACTCTGAAAGAGTAGATGGAAAGCTGACTAATGAGCCGCTTAAGTTCCCCAGTGGATTTAAGGCTCTGGCAGATTATATACATGAAAGAGGCCTTAAGTTTGGAATGTACAATGACATAGGAACCAACCTATGCGCAGGATCAGCAGTTGGTACCTGCGGATTTGAAGATGTAGACGCTGTAAGCTATACAGACTGGGATATAGATTTCCTTAAGGTAGATAACTGCTACTATCTGTGGGATAATGCAACTTTTTCTGCAGGAGAGAATGCAAGATTTACATATGCTCCAAGCATTAAGGAAGTTAAGCTTGTAGGTGCAGATGGAAAAGAGCTTGTACTTAATGCTGTAGCAGACGGAGTTGTTACAGGAAGACATGCTGTAGTAAAAGAAAACTATGTTACTAATATAGGTACTTTTGATGGAACTAATATAGGTAACACACCTGTTGGTGACCAGAGTAGTGAGCTTACATTTGATCTTAAAAACGCCTCTGAAGGCACCTATAAGCTGTATGTAACCTATGCTACAGGTAAAGAAGCAGGTGTAGGCCAGTGGCTTCAGGTTGCTGTATCAGATGGAAGTAATTTAGACTTCTTTTTGACAACCTTGTAG